The Macaca thibetana thibetana isolate TM-01 chromosome 11, ASM2454274v1, whole genome shotgun sequence genome window below encodes:
- the OAS3 gene encoding 2'-5'-oligoadenylate synthase 3 isoform X3 — translation MDLYRTPASALDRFVATRLQPRKEFTETARRALGALAAALRERGGRPGAAAPRVLKIVKGGSSGRGTALKGGCDSELVIFLDCFKSYMDQRARRAEILSEMWALLESWWQNPVPGLSLKFPQQSVPGALQFRLTSIDLEDWMDVSLVPAFDVLGQAGSRVKPKAQVYSTLLNSGCQRGEHAACFTELRRDFVNIRPAKLKNLILLVKHWYHQVCLQGLWEETLPPVYALELLTIFAWEQGCKKDAFSLAEGLRTVLDLIQQHQHLCVFWTVNYGFEDPAVGQFLQRQLERPRPVILDPADPTWDLGNGAAWHWDLLAQEAASCCDHPCFLNGMGDPVQPWQGPGLPRARCSGLGHPIQLNPNQKTPENSKSLDAVSPRAGSKAPSCPAPGPAGAASVAPSVPGMALDLSQIPTKELDRFIQDHLKPSPQFQEQVKKAIDIILRRLRENCVHKVSRVSKGGSFGRGTDLRDGCDVELVIFLNCFTDYKDQGPRRAEILDEMRAQLESWWQGQVPGLSLQFPEQNVPEALQFQLVSTAPKRWTDVSLLPAFDALGQLSSGTKPNPQVYSRLLSSGCQEGEHKACFAELRRNFVNIRPAKLKNLILLVKHWYRQVAAQKKRKRPAPASLPPAYALELLTIFAWEQGCGKDCFDMAQGFRTVLGLVQQHQQLCVYWTVNYSTEDPAMRMHLLGQLRKPRPLVLDPADPTWNVGQGSWELLAQEAAVLGMQACFLSRDGTSMPPWDVMPALLYQTPAGDLDKFISEFLQPNRQFLAQVNKAVDTICSFLKENCFRNSPIKVIKVVKGGSSAKGTALRGRSDADLVVFLSCFSQFTEQGNKRAEIISEIRAQLEACQREQQFEVKFEVSKWENPRVLSFSLTSQTMLDQSVDFDVLPAFDALATAMQASTPPASQSYSGTSSSLALPS, via the exons GGAGGCTCCTCTGGCCGGGGCACAGCTCTCAAGGGTGGCTGTGATTCTGAACTTGTCATCTTCCTCGACTGCTTCAAGAGCTACATGGACCAGAGGGCCCGCCGTGCAGAGATCCTTAGTGAGATGTGGGCATTGCTGGAATCCTGGTGGCAGAACCCAGTCCCTGGTCTGAGCCTCAAGTTTCCTCAGCAGAGCGTGCCTGGGGCCCTGCAGTTCCGCCTGACATCCATAGATCTTGAGGACTGGATGGATGTTAGCCTGGTGCCTGCCTTCGATGTCCTGG GTCAGGCCGGCTCTCGAGTCAAACCCAAGGCACAAGTCTACTCTACCCTCCTCAACAGTGGCTGCCAAAGGGGCGAGCATGCGGCCTGCTTCACAGAACTGCGGAGGGACTTTGTGAACATTCGCCCAGCCAAGTTGAAGAACCTGATCTTGCTGGTGAAGCACTGGTACCACCAG GTGTGCCTACAGGGGTTGTGGGAAGAGACGCTGCCCCCGGTCTATGCTCTGGAATTGCTGACCATCTTCGCCTGGGAGCAAGGCTGTAAGAAGGATGCTTTCAGCCTGGCCGAAGGCCTCCGGACTGTCCTGGACCTGATCCAACAGCATCAGCACCTGTGTGTTTTCTGGACTGTCAACTATGGCTTCGAGGACCCTGCAGTTGGGCAGTTCTTGCAGCGGCAGCTTGAGAGACCCAG GCCTGTGATCCTGGACCCAGCCGACCCCACATGGGACCTGGGAAATGGGGCAGCCTGGCACTGGGATTTGCTAGCCCAGGAGGCAGCATCCTGCTGTGACCACCCATGCTTTCTGAACGGGATGGGGGATCCAGTGCAGCCTTGGCAGGGGCCG GGCCTTCCACGTGCCAGATGCTCAGGTTTGGGCCACCCCATCCAGCTAAACCCTAACCAGAAGACCCCTGAAAACAGCAAGAGCCTCGATGCTGTATCCCCAAGAGCAGGGAGCAAAGCACCTTCATGCCCAGCTCCCGGCCCCGCTGGGGCAGCCAGCGTCGCCCCCTCTGTGCCGGGAATGGCCTTGGACCTGTCTCAGATCCCCACCAAGGAGCTGGACCGCTTCATCCAGGACCACCTAAAGCCGAGCCCCCAGTTCCAGGAGCAGGTGAAAAAGGCCATCGATATCATCTTGCGCCGCCTCCGTGAGAACTGTGTTCACAAGGTCTCAAGAGTCAGCAAA GGGGGATCATTTGGCCGGGGCACAGACCTAAGGGATGGCTGTGATGTTGAACTCGTCATCTTCCTCAACTGCTTCACGGACTACAAGGACCAGGGGCCCCGCCGCGCAGAGATCCTTGATGAGATGCGAGCGCAGCTAGAATCCTGGTGGCAGGGCCAGGTCCCTGGCCTGAGCCTTCAGTTTCCTGAGCAGAATGTGCCTGAGGCTCTGCAGTTCCAGCTGGTGTCGACGGCCCCGAAGAGATGGACAGATGTTAGCCTGCTGCCTGCCTTTGATGCTCTGG GGCAGCTCAGTTCTGGCACCAAACCAAATCCCCAGGTCTACTCGAGGCTCCTCAGCAGTGGCTGCCAGGAGGGCGAACATAAGGCCTGCTTTGCAGAGCTGCGGAGGAACTTCGTGAACATTCGCCCCGCCAAGCTGAAGAACCTGATTCTGCTGGTGAAGCACTGGTACCGCCAG GTTGCggctcagaagaaaagaaaacggCCAGCCCCTGCCTCTCTGCCCCCAGCCTATGCCCTGGAGCTCCTCACCATCTTCGCCTGGGAGCAGGGCTGCGGGAAGGACTGTTTCGACATGGCCCAAGGCTTCCGGACAGTGCTAGGGCTCGTGCAGCAGCATCAGCAGCTCTGTGTCTACTGGACGGTCAACTACAGCACTGAGGACCCAGCCATGAGAATGCACCTTCTTGGCCAGCTTCGAAAACCCAG ACCTCTGgtcctggaccctgctgatcccACCTGGAACGTGGGCCAGGGTAGCTGGGAGCTGTTGGCCCAGGAAGCAGCAGTGCTGGGGATGCAGGCCTGCTTTCTGAGTAGAGATGGGACATCTATGCCGCCCTGGGATGTGATG CCAGCCCTCCTTTACCAAACCCCAGCTGGAGACCTCGACAAATTCATCAGTGAATTTCTCCAGCCCAACCGCCAGTTCCTGGCCCAGGTGAACAAGGCTGTTGATACCATCTgttcatttttgaaggaaaacTGCTTCCGGAATTCTCCCATCAAAGTGATCAAGGTGGTCAAG GGTGGCTCTTCAGCCAAAGGCACAGCTCTGCGAGGCCGCTCAGACGCCGACCTCGTGGTGTTCCTCAGCTGCTTCAGCCAGTTCACCGAGCAGGGGAACAAGCGGGCCGAGATTATATCCGAGATTCGAGCCCAGCTTGAGGCATGTCAACGGGAGCAGCAGTTCGAGGTCAAGTTTGAAGTCTCCAAATGGGAGAATCCCCGTGTGCTGAGCTTCTCACTGACATCCCAGACGATGCTGGACCAGAGTGTGGACTTTGACGTGCTGCCAGCCTTTGACGCCCTAG